Proteins encoded within one genomic window of Sebastes fasciatus isolate fSebFas1 chromosome 18, fSebFas1.pri, whole genome shotgun sequence:
- the LOC141756323 gene encoding solute carrier family 23 member 2-like isoform X3: protein MDFNDQQRKNGGKTHGRSRETEEDRNKPTYCVTDVPPWYLCIFLAVQHYLTAFSAMTSVPLILSEGLCLQHDSLTQSHLINTFFFSSGLITMLQATFGIRLPILQGATFALLTPAMALLTMPDWKCPAWTQNASLVNTSSPLFIEVWQTRMRTLQGSIMVASLLQILVGFTGLIGFLMRFVGPLTIAPTVSLIGMSLFDSVGATAGSHWGISAMTTGLIILFSQYLRRIPIPVPAYSKAKKLHTSKFYIFQLMPILLGIAVSWLICYILTISDILPSDPAKYGHLARTDVKGDVVNEASWFTFPYPGQWGMPTVSLAGVFGMIAGIICSMAESVGDYYACARLSGAPPPPKHAISRGIGVEGLGSLLAGAFGTGNGTTSFSENVAALGITKVASRTVILVSGAFMVVVGMLGKIGAIFTTIPTPVMGGMYQIMFGVITATGISNLQSTDMNSSRNIFVFGFSLFSALVIPNWIKKNPDFVETGVKGVDQVLHILLTTNMFVGGFLGFFLDNTIPGTKQERGLLHWDKAQLEDSSSTLGTEEVYDLPFGITSWLSSRSWVRYVPFCPWKGNRSECRSEDNNTPQERRSEQLLDGKEVTDEFALALR from the exons ATGGATTTCAATGATCAACAGAGAAAAAATGGGGGAAAGACACATGGACGCAGCCgtgagacagaggaggacagaaatAAACCAACCTACTGTGTGACTGATGTTCCCCCCTGGTACCTTTGTATTTTTCTGGCCGTTCAG CATTACCTGACAGCCTTCAGTGCGATGACCTCTGTCCCCCTCATTCTCTCGGAGGGGCTGTGTCTGCAGCACGACAGCCTGACCCAGAGTCACCTCATTAAcacctttttcttctcctctggcCTGATCACCATGCTGCAGGCCACCTTCGGTATCAG GCTTCCCATCCTCCAGGGGGCCACATTTGCTTTGTTGACCCCCGCCATGGCCCTGTTGACCATGCCAGACTGGAAGTGCCCAGCTTGGACCCAGAACGCCAGTCTGGTCAacacctcctcacctctcttCATAGAAGTGTGGCAGACCCGCATGAGAACA CTGCAGGGCTCTATCATGGTGGCCTCTCTCCTCCAGATCCTGGTCGGTTTCACTGGCCTCATCGGCTTCCTCATGCGCTTCGTTGGCCCCTTAACCATTGCCCCCACAGTCTCTCTCATAGGCATGTCACTGTTCGATTCAGTCGGAGCCACGGCTGGCAGCCACTGGGGCATCTCTGCTAT GACCACAGGGCTGATCATCCTGTTCTCCCAGTACCTCCGTCGCATACCGATCCCTGTTCCTGCATATAGCAAAGCCAAGAAACTGCACACCTCAAAGTTCTATATCTTCCAGTTAATGCCT ATTCTGCTGGGCATTGCGGTCTCATGGTTAATCTGCTACATCCTTACCATCTCTGATATCCTTCCATCTGATCCAGCCAAATATGGCCACCTGGCCCGCACTGATGTGAAAGGAGATGTGGTGAATGAGGCTTCCTGGTTCACCTTTCCTTATCCTG GTCAGTGGGGCATGCCAACTGTGAGTCTGGCAGGTGTGTTTGGGATGATAGCTGGAATAATATGCTCCATGGCAGAGTCTGTTGGCGATTACTACGCATGTGCCAGGCTGTCAGGGGCCCCTCCTCCCCCCAAGCACGCCATCAGCCGGGGCATTGGTGTCGAAGGGCTCGGAAGTTTGTTGGCAGGGGCCTTTGGCACAGGCAACGGCACTACCTCATTTAGTGAGAATGTGGCTGCTCTGGGTATCACCAAG GTGGCCAGCCGAACGGTGATTCTTGTGAGTGGAGCTTTCATGGTTGTGGTAGGGATGCTGGGTAAAATCGGAGCCATCTTCACCACCATCCCCACCCCTGTGATGGGGGGGATGTACCAGATCATGTTTGGAGTCATAACTGCAACAGGAATTTCTAACCTGCAG TCCACAGACATGAATTCCTCCAggaatatatttgtttttggtttttctttgttttctgcaCTCGTCATTCCAAACTGGATAAAGAAGAATCCTGATTTCGTAGAAACAG GTGTTAAAGGGGTAGACCAAGTGTTACACATATTACTGACCACAAACATGTTCGTGGGAGGGTTTCTTGGCTTCTTCCTAGATAACACAATTCCTG GGACCAAACAAGAGCGTGGCCTCTTACACTGGGACAAAGCACAACTGGAGGACTCTAGCTCCACCTTGGGAACTGAAGAGGTGTATGACCTCCCCTTTGGCATAACTTCTTGGCTCTCGTCCCGATCGTGGGTCCGTTACGTCCCTTTCTGCCCATGGAAGGGTAACAGATCCGAGTGCAGGTCGGAAGACAATAATACCCCACAGGAGCGGAGGAGTGAGCAACTGCTCGATGGCAAGGAGGTCACTGATGAATTTGCTCTAGCGCTGAGGTAG
- the LOC141756323 gene encoding solute carrier family 23 member 1-like isoform X2, translating into MASTEESDAFDNRVFDMDFNDQQRKNGGKTHGRSRETEEDRNKPTYCVTDVPPWYLCIFLAVQHYLTAFSAMTSVPLILSEGLCLQHDSLTQSHLINTFFFSSGLITMLQATFGIRLPILQGATFALLTPAMALLTMPDWKCPAWTQNASLVNTSSPLFIEVWQTRMRTLQGSIMVASLLQILVGFTGLIGFLMRFVGPLTIAPTVSLIGMSLFDSVGATAGSHWGISAMTTGLIILFSQYLRRIPIPVPAYSKAKKLHTSKFYIFQLMPILLGIAVSWLICYILTISDILPSDPAKYGHLARTDVKGDVVNEASWFTFPYPGQWGMPTVSLAGVFGMIAGIICSMAESVGDYYACARLSGAPPPPKHAISRGIGVEGLGSLLAGAFGTGNGTTSFSENVAALGITKVASRTVILVSGAFMVVVGMLGKIGAIFTTIPTPVMGGMYQIMFGVITATGISNLQSTDMNSSRNIFVFGFSLFSALVIPNWIKKNPDFVETGVKGVDQVLHILLTTNMFVGGFLGFFLDNTIPGTKQERGLLHWDKAQLEDSSSTLGTEEVYDLPFGITSWLSSRSWVRYVPFCPWKGNRSECRSEDNNTPQERRSEQLLDGKEVTDEFALALR; encoded by the exons ATGGCTTCAACGGAGGAAAGTGATGCATTCGATAATCGTGTATTTGAT ATGGATTTCAATGATCAACAGAGAAAAAATGGGGGAAAGACACATGGACGCAGCCgtgagacagaggaggacagaaatAAACCAACCTACTGTGTGACTGATGTTCCCCCCTGGTACCTTTGTATTTTTCTGGCCGTTCAG CATTACCTGACAGCCTTCAGTGCGATGACCTCTGTCCCCCTCATTCTCTCGGAGGGGCTGTGTCTGCAGCACGACAGCCTGACCCAGAGTCACCTCATTAAcacctttttcttctcctctggcCTGATCACCATGCTGCAGGCCACCTTCGGTATCAG GCTTCCCATCCTCCAGGGGGCCACATTTGCTTTGTTGACCCCCGCCATGGCCCTGTTGACCATGCCAGACTGGAAGTGCCCAGCTTGGACCCAGAACGCCAGTCTGGTCAacacctcctcacctctcttCATAGAAGTGTGGCAGACCCGCATGAGAACA CTGCAGGGCTCTATCATGGTGGCCTCTCTCCTCCAGATCCTGGTCGGTTTCACTGGCCTCATCGGCTTCCTCATGCGCTTCGTTGGCCCCTTAACCATTGCCCCCACAGTCTCTCTCATAGGCATGTCACTGTTCGATTCAGTCGGAGCCACGGCTGGCAGCCACTGGGGCATCTCTGCTAT GACCACAGGGCTGATCATCCTGTTCTCCCAGTACCTCCGTCGCATACCGATCCCTGTTCCTGCATATAGCAAAGCCAAGAAACTGCACACCTCAAAGTTCTATATCTTCCAGTTAATGCCT ATTCTGCTGGGCATTGCGGTCTCATGGTTAATCTGCTACATCCTTACCATCTCTGATATCCTTCCATCTGATCCAGCCAAATATGGCCACCTGGCCCGCACTGATGTGAAAGGAGATGTGGTGAATGAGGCTTCCTGGTTCACCTTTCCTTATCCTG GTCAGTGGGGCATGCCAACTGTGAGTCTGGCAGGTGTGTTTGGGATGATAGCTGGAATAATATGCTCCATGGCAGAGTCTGTTGGCGATTACTACGCATGTGCCAGGCTGTCAGGGGCCCCTCCTCCCCCCAAGCACGCCATCAGCCGGGGCATTGGTGTCGAAGGGCTCGGAAGTTTGTTGGCAGGGGCCTTTGGCACAGGCAACGGCACTACCTCATTTAGTGAGAATGTGGCTGCTCTGGGTATCACCAAG GTGGCCAGCCGAACGGTGATTCTTGTGAGTGGAGCTTTCATGGTTGTGGTAGGGATGCTGGGTAAAATCGGAGCCATCTTCACCACCATCCCCACCCCTGTGATGGGGGGGATGTACCAGATCATGTTTGGAGTCATAACTGCAACAGGAATTTCTAACCTGCAG TCCACAGACATGAATTCCTCCAggaatatatttgtttttggtttttctttgttttctgcaCTCGTCATTCCAAACTGGATAAAGAAGAATCCTGATTTCGTAGAAACAG GTGTTAAAGGGGTAGACCAAGTGTTACACATATTACTGACCACAAACATGTTCGTGGGAGGGTTTCTTGGCTTCTTCCTAGATAACACAATTCCTG GGACCAAACAAGAGCGTGGCCTCTTACACTGGGACAAAGCACAACTGGAGGACTCTAGCTCCACCTTGGGAACTGAAGAGGTGTATGACCTCCCCTTTGGCATAACTTCTTGGCTCTCGTCCCGATCGTGGGTCCGTTACGTCCCTTTCTGCCCATGGAAGGGTAACAGATCCGAGTGCAGGTCGGAAGACAATAATACCCCACAGGAGCGGAGGAGTGAGCAACTGCTCGATGGCAAGGAGGTCACTGATGAATTTGCTCTAGCGCTGAGGTAG
- the LOC141756323 gene encoding solute carrier family 23 member 1-like isoform X1 encodes MSPGDYDLTSNTPLWYPKTSDEGEELHLTRRPILMDFNDQQRKNGGKTHGRSRETEEDRNKPTYCVTDVPPWYLCIFLAVQHYLTAFSAMTSVPLILSEGLCLQHDSLTQSHLINTFFFSSGLITMLQATFGIRLPILQGATFALLTPAMALLTMPDWKCPAWTQNASLVNTSSPLFIEVWQTRMRTLQGSIMVASLLQILVGFTGLIGFLMRFVGPLTIAPTVSLIGMSLFDSVGATAGSHWGISAMTTGLIILFSQYLRRIPIPVPAYSKAKKLHTSKFYIFQLMPILLGIAVSWLICYILTISDILPSDPAKYGHLARTDVKGDVVNEASWFTFPYPGQWGMPTVSLAGVFGMIAGIICSMAESVGDYYACARLSGAPPPPKHAISRGIGVEGLGSLLAGAFGTGNGTTSFSENVAALGITKVASRTVILVSGAFMVVVGMLGKIGAIFTTIPTPVMGGMYQIMFGVITATGISNLQSTDMNSSRNIFVFGFSLFSALVIPNWIKKNPDFVETGVKGVDQVLHILLTTNMFVGGFLGFFLDNTIPGTKQERGLLHWDKAQLEDSSSTLGTEEVYDLPFGITSWLSSRSWVRYVPFCPWKGNRSECRSEDNNTPQERRSEQLLDGKEVTDEFALALR; translated from the exons A TGAGTCCGGGTGACTATGACCTGACATCAAACACACCGCTCTGGTACCCAAAGACAAGTGACGAGGGGGAAGAACTACACTTGACTCGCCGTCCTATACTT ATGGATTTCAATGATCAACAGAGAAAAAATGGGGGAAAGACACATGGACGCAGCCgtgagacagaggaggacagaaatAAACCAACCTACTGTGTGACTGATGTTCCCCCCTGGTACCTTTGTATTTTTCTGGCCGTTCAG CATTACCTGACAGCCTTCAGTGCGATGACCTCTGTCCCCCTCATTCTCTCGGAGGGGCTGTGTCTGCAGCACGACAGCCTGACCCAGAGTCACCTCATTAAcacctttttcttctcctctggcCTGATCACCATGCTGCAGGCCACCTTCGGTATCAG GCTTCCCATCCTCCAGGGGGCCACATTTGCTTTGTTGACCCCCGCCATGGCCCTGTTGACCATGCCAGACTGGAAGTGCCCAGCTTGGACCCAGAACGCCAGTCTGGTCAacacctcctcacctctcttCATAGAAGTGTGGCAGACCCGCATGAGAACA CTGCAGGGCTCTATCATGGTGGCCTCTCTCCTCCAGATCCTGGTCGGTTTCACTGGCCTCATCGGCTTCCTCATGCGCTTCGTTGGCCCCTTAACCATTGCCCCCACAGTCTCTCTCATAGGCATGTCACTGTTCGATTCAGTCGGAGCCACGGCTGGCAGCCACTGGGGCATCTCTGCTAT GACCACAGGGCTGATCATCCTGTTCTCCCAGTACCTCCGTCGCATACCGATCCCTGTTCCTGCATATAGCAAAGCCAAGAAACTGCACACCTCAAAGTTCTATATCTTCCAGTTAATGCCT ATTCTGCTGGGCATTGCGGTCTCATGGTTAATCTGCTACATCCTTACCATCTCTGATATCCTTCCATCTGATCCAGCCAAATATGGCCACCTGGCCCGCACTGATGTGAAAGGAGATGTGGTGAATGAGGCTTCCTGGTTCACCTTTCCTTATCCTG GTCAGTGGGGCATGCCAACTGTGAGTCTGGCAGGTGTGTTTGGGATGATAGCTGGAATAATATGCTCCATGGCAGAGTCTGTTGGCGATTACTACGCATGTGCCAGGCTGTCAGGGGCCCCTCCTCCCCCCAAGCACGCCATCAGCCGGGGCATTGGTGTCGAAGGGCTCGGAAGTTTGTTGGCAGGGGCCTTTGGCACAGGCAACGGCACTACCTCATTTAGTGAGAATGTGGCTGCTCTGGGTATCACCAAG GTGGCCAGCCGAACGGTGATTCTTGTGAGTGGAGCTTTCATGGTTGTGGTAGGGATGCTGGGTAAAATCGGAGCCATCTTCACCACCATCCCCACCCCTGTGATGGGGGGGATGTACCAGATCATGTTTGGAGTCATAACTGCAACAGGAATTTCTAACCTGCAG TCCACAGACATGAATTCCTCCAggaatatatttgtttttggtttttctttgttttctgcaCTCGTCATTCCAAACTGGATAAAGAAGAATCCTGATTTCGTAGAAACAG GTGTTAAAGGGGTAGACCAAGTGTTACACATATTACTGACCACAAACATGTTCGTGGGAGGGTTTCTTGGCTTCTTCCTAGATAACACAATTCCTG GGACCAAACAAGAGCGTGGCCTCTTACACTGGGACAAAGCACAACTGGAGGACTCTAGCTCCACCTTGGGAACTGAAGAGGTGTATGACCTCCCCTTTGGCATAACTTCTTGGCTCTCGTCCCGATCGTGGGTCCGTTACGTCCCTTTCTGCCCATGGAAGGGTAACAGATCCGAGTGCAGGTCGGAAGACAATAATACCCCACAGGAGCGGAGGAGTGAGCAACTGCTCGATGGCAAGGAGGTCACTGATGAATTTGCTCTAGCGCTGAGGTAG
- the chgb gene encoding secretogranin-1 isoform X1, with amino-acid sequence MILIFVVVAALLTENLALPLGKEGQREDVVTRCLVEVLSKALSKPDSQLNQECKDILQAGVKHAPLDKKSAEGTAAHGEVAKGQPEEPEAKGADLKDIEALLKSVEEKREIPEDERSQESWSLLGDEKEKKHENEEEEEREKRSSYRPRYNQRKNKRGEEEDNNERSQESWGLEEKRSEDEEGGEEREKKSSSYRPRYHQRKNKRGEEEDDNERSQESWGLEKKRSEDEEGGEEREKKSSYRPRYHQRKNKRGEEEDDNERSQESWGLEEKRSEGEEGGEEREKKSSSYRPRYHQRKNKRGEEEDDNERSQESWGLEKKRSEDEEGGEEREKRSSYRPRYHQRKNKRGEEEDDNERSQESWGLEEKRSDDEEGGEEREKKSSYRPRYHQRKNKRGEEEDDNERSQESWGLEEKRSDDEEGGEEREKKSSYRPRYHQRKNKRGEEEDDNERSQESWGLEEKRSDDEEGGEEREKKSSYRPRYHQRKNKRDEEPLGEEREEPEEERSQESWDVDKRQGNEVDEEEERSKRIWKPTHRYHHKKKFHKRGDEPSEVEDDGERSQESWGLDKREWRAGRFHQRRRKRDEELPEEAQDEPDEERSQESWGLDKRGWRPGRYHQRKHKRDEELSEEAREEPDEERSQESWGLDKRGWRPGRYYQRKHKRDEELSEQARDEPDEERSQEYWDFDTGKEKRDWRTGRHHQRRHKRDEELSEDEREEPESQRSQEYWGLDKRHGKGEEIEKRIWKPTHRYHHKKKYHKRGGGSSEEEEEQRGDAEENEEAPKDGEEAIRYLAEKRNPWIFRGFYHPAWKRDSDEHAANSNKMDELAKLLSYKINQMADHSNQEEPKRSMHQRALTPQEEKELENLAAMDTELQKIAAKLHDNNA; translated from the exons ATGAtacttatttttgttgttgttgcggCTTTGCTGACAG AAAATCTAGCGCTTCCATTGGGAAAAGAGGGGCAGAGAGAAGACGTG GTGACACGCTGTTTGGTTGAAGTCCTGTCCAAAGCTCTCTCCAAACCGGACTCCCAGCTGAACCAGGAATgcaaagacattctccaagcaG GGGTTAAACATGCCCCGCTGGACAAGAAGAGCGCGGAGGGGACAGCAGCTCATGGAGAGGTCGCCAAAGGTCAACCTGAAGAGCCCGAGGCAAAGGGAGCTGATTTGAAAGACATCGAGGCTCTCCTGAAATCCGtggaggaaaaaagagaaatccCAGAGGACGAGCGCAGCCAAGAATCCTGGAGTCTGCTGGGTGACgagaaggagaagaaacacGAGaacgaagaggaggaagagcggGAGAAGAGGAGCAGCTATAGGCCTAGATACAACCAAAGGAAGAACAAACgtggagaggaagaagacaaCAACGAGCGGAGTCAGGAGAGCTGGGGTCTCGAGGAAAAGAGATCAGAAGACGAAGAaggaggtgaagagagagagaagaagagcagcAGCTATAGGCCTAGATACCACCAAAGGAAGAACAaacgaggagaggaagaagacgaCAACGAGCGGAGTCAGGAGAGCTGGGGTCTTGAGAAAAAGAGATCGGAAGACGAAGAaggaggtgaagagagagagaagaagagcagcTATAGGCCTAGATACCACCAAAGGAAGAACAaacgaggagaggaagaagacgaCAACGAGCGGAGTCAGGAGAGCTGGGGTCTCGAGGAAAAGAGATCAGAAGGCGAAGAaggaggtgaagagagagagaagaagagcagcAGCTATAGGCCTAGATACCACCAAAGGAAGAACAaacgaggagaggaagaagacgaCAACGAGCGGAGTCAGGAGAGCTGGGGTCTCGAGAAAAAGAGATCAGAAGACGAAGAaggaggtgaagagagagagaagaggagcagcTATAGGCCTAGATACCACCAAAGGAAGAACAaacgaggagaggaagaagacgaCAACGAGCGGAGTCAGGAGAGCTGGGGTCTTGAGGAAAAGAGATCAGATGATGAAGAaggaggtgaagagagagagaagaagagcagcTATAGGCCTAGATACCACCAAAGGAAGAACAaacgaggagaagaagaagacgacaaCGAGCGGAGTCAGGAGAGCTGGGGTCTCGAGGAAAAGAGATCAGATGATGAAGAaggaggtgaagagagagagaagaagagcagcTATAGGCCTAGATACCACCAAAGGAAGAACAaacgaggagaagaagaagacgacaaCGAGCGGAGTCAGGAGAGCTGGGGTCTCGAGGAAAAGAGATCAGATGATGAAGAaggaggtgaagagagagagaagaagagcagcTATAGGCCTAGATACcaccaaagaaaaaacaaacgaGATGAGGAACCtttaggagaggagagggaggagccAGAGGAAGAGCGTAGCCAAGAGTCCTGGGATGTGGACAAAAGGCAAGGCAATGAGgtagatgaggaagaggagagatcCAAGCGCATATGGAAGCCCACACATCGCTACCACCACAAGAAAAAGTTCCACAAACGCGGCGATGAACCATCAGAGGTGGAGGATGATGGTGAACGCAGCCAGGAGTCCTGGGGTCTCGACAAGAGGGAGTGGAGGGCCGGAAGGTTCCACCAGAGGAGACGCAAACGCGATGAGGAGCTCCCAGAAGAAGCACAAGACGAGCCCGACGAAGAACGCAGCCAAGAGTCCTGGGGTCTCGACAAGAGGGGGTGGAGGCCCGGCAGATATCACCAGAGGAAACACAAACGTGATGAAGAGCTCTCAGAAGAAGCCAGGGAAGAGCCCGATGAAGAGCGCAGCCAGGAGTCCTGGGGTCTCGACAAGAGGGGGTGGAGGCCAGGCAGGTACTACCAGAGGAAACACAAACGCGATGAAGAGCTCTCAGAACAAGCACGAGACGAGCCCGATGAAGAACGCAGCCAAGAGTACTGGGACTTTGACACtggaaaggaaaagagagactGGAGGACCGGCAGGCATCACCAGAGGAGACACAAACGTGACGAAGAGCTCTCAGAGGACGAGAGAGAGGAGCCGGAATCGCAACGCAGCCAGGAGTACTGGGGCTTGGACAAAAGACACGGAAAAGGTGAAGAAATAGAAAAGCGTATATGGAAACCGACACATCGGTACCAccataaaaagaaatatcacaAGCGTGGCGGAGGCTCAtcggaagaagaggaagaacagaGGGGGGATGCAGAGGAAAACGAGGAGGCGCCAAAGGACGGCGAGGAAGCAATAAG GTATCTGGCAGAGAAACGCAATCCCTGGATTTTCAGAGGTTTCTACCATCCTGCATGGAAAAGGGATTCAGACGAGCATGCTGCAAACTCAAACAAG ATGGATGAACTGGCCAAATTGCTGAGCTATAAGATAAACCAGATGGCCGACCACTCTAATCAAGAGGAGCCAAAGAGGAGCATGCACCAGAGAGCACTCACTCCACAGGAG GAGAAAGAGCTGGAAAACCTTGCAGCAATGGACACAGAGTTGCAGAAAATCGCTGCCAAGTTGCATGACAACAATGCATAA
- the chgb gene encoding secretogranin-1 isoform X2 gives MILIFVVVAALLTENLALPLGKEGQREDVVTRCLVEVLSKALSKPDSQLNQECKDILQAGVKHAPLDKKSAEGTAAHGEVAKGQPEEPEAKGADLKDIEALLKSVEEKREIPEDERSQESWSLLGDEKEKKHENEEEEEREKRSSYRPRYNQRKNKRGEEEDNNERSQESWGLEEKRSEDEEGGEEREKKSSSYRPRYHQRKNKRGEEEDDNERSQESWGLEKKRSEDEEGGEEREKKSSYRPRYHQRKNKRGEEEDDNERSQESWGLEEKRSEGEEGGEEREKKSSSYRPRYHQRKNKRGEEEDDNERSQESWGLEKKRSEDEEGGEEREKRSSYRPRYHQRKNKRGEEEDDNERSQESWGLEEKRSDDEEGGEEREKKSSYRPRYHQRKNKRGEEEDDNERSQESWGLEEKRSDDEEGGEEREKKSSYRPRYHQRKNKRGEEEDDNERSQESWGLEEKRSDDEEGGEEREKKSSYRPRYHQRKNKRDEEPLGEEREEPEEERSQESWDVDKRQGNEVDEEEERSKRIWKPTHRYHHKKKFHKRGDEPSEVEDDGERSQESWGLDKREWRAGRFHQRRRKRDEELPEEAQDEPDEERSQESWGLDKRGWRPGRYHQRKHKRDEELSEEAREEPDEERSQESWGLDKRGWRPGRYYQRKHKRDEELSEQARDEPDEERSQEYWDFDTGKEKRDWRTGRHHQRRHKRDEELSEDEREEPESQRSQEYWGLDKRHGKGEEIEKRIWKPTHRYHHKKKYHKRGGGSSEEEEEQRGDAEENEEAPKDGEEAIRYLAEKRNPWIFRGFYHPAWKRDSDEHAANSNKEKELENLAAMDTELQKIAAKLHDNNA, from the exons ATGAtacttatttttgttgttgttgcggCTTTGCTGACAG AAAATCTAGCGCTTCCATTGGGAAAAGAGGGGCAGAGAGAAGACGTG GTGACACGCTGTTTGGTTGAAGTCCTGTCCAAAGCTCTCTCCAAACCGGACTCCCAGCTGAACCAGGAATgcaaagacattctccaagcaG GGGTTAAACATGCCCCGCTGGACAAGAAGAGCGCGGAGGGGACAGCAGCTCATGGAGAGGTCGCCAAAGGTCAACCTGAAGAGCCCGAGGCAAAGGGAGCTGATTTGAAAGACATCGAGGCTCTCCTGAAATCCGtggaggaaaaaagagaaatccCAGAGGACGAGCGCAGCCAAGAATCCTGGAGTCTGCTGGGTGACgagaaggagaagaaacacGAGaacgaagaggaggaagagcggGAGAAGAGGAGCAGCTATAGGCCTAGATACAACCAAAGGAAGAACAAACgtggagaggaagaagacaaCAACGAGCGGAGTCAGGAGAGCTGGGGTCTCGAGGAAAAGAGATCAGAAGACGAAGAaggaggtgaagagagagagaagaagagcagcAGCTATAGGCCTAGATACCACCAAAGGAAGAACAaacgaggagaggaagaagacgaCAACGAGCGGAGTCAGGAGAGCTGGGGTCTTGAGAAAAAGAGATCGGAAGACGAAGAaggaggtgaagagagagagaagaagagcagcTATAGGCCTAGATACCACCAAAGGAAGAACAaacgaggagaggaagaagacgaCAACGAGCGGAGTCAGGAGAGCTGGGGTCTCGAGGAAAAGAGATCAGAAGGCGAAGAaggaggtgaagagagagagaagaagagcagcAGCTATAGGCCTAGATACCACCAAAGGAAGAACAaacgaggagaggaagaagacgaCAACGAGCGGAGTCAGGAGAGCTGGGGTCTCGAGAAAAAGAGATCAGAAGACGAAGAaggaggtgaagagagagagaagaggagcagcTATAGGCCTAGATACCACCAAAGGAAGAACAaacgaggagaggaagaagacgaCAACGAGCGGAGTCAGGAGAGCTGGGGTCTTGAGGAAAAGAGATCAGATGATGAAGAaggaggtgaagagagagagaagaagagcagcTATAGGCCTAGATACCACCAAAGGAAGAACAaacgaggagaagaagaagacgacaaCGAGCGGAGTCAGGAGAGCTGGGGTCTCGAGGAAAAGAGATCAGATGATGAAGAaggaggtgaagagagagagaagaagagcagcTATAGGCCTAGATACCACCAAAGGAAGAACAaacgaggagaagaagaagacgacaaCGAGCGGAGTCAGGAGAGCTGGGGTCTCGAGGAAAAGAGATCAGATGATGAAGAaggaggtgaagagagagagaagaagagcagcTATAGGCCTAGATACcaccaaagaaaaaacaaacgaGATGAGGAACCtttaggagaggagagggaggagccAGAGGAAGAGCGTAGCCAAGAGTCCTGGGATGTGGACAAAAGGCAAGGCAATGAGgtagatgaggaagaggagagatcCAAGCGCATATGGAAGCCCACACATCGCTACCACCACAAGAAAAAGTTCCACAAACGCGGCGATGAACCATCAGAGGTGGAGGATGATGGTGAACGCAGCCAGGAGTCCTGGGGTCTCGACAAGAGGGAGTGGAGGGCCGGAAGGTTCCACCAGAGGAGACGCAAACGCGATGAGGAGCTCCCAGAAGAAGCACAAGACGAGCCCGACGAAGAACGCAGCCAAGAGTCCTGGGGTCTCGACAAGAGGGGGTGGAGGCCCGGCAGATATCACCAGAGGAAACACAAACGTGATGAAGAGCTCTCAGAAGAAGCCAGGGAAGAGCCCGATGAAGAGCGCAGCCAGGAGTCCTGGGGTCTCGACAAGAGGGGGTGGAGGCCAGGCAGGTACTACCAGAGGAAACACAAACGCGATGAAGAGCTCTCAGAACAAGCACGAGACGAGCCCGATGAAGAACGCAGCCAAGAGTACTGGGACTTTGACACtggaaaggaaaagagagactGGAGGACCGGCAGGCATCACCAGAGGAGACACAAACGTGACGAAGAGCTCTCAGAGGACGAGAGAGAGGAGCCGGAATCGCAACGCAGCCAGGAGTACTGGGGCTTGGACAAAAGACACGGAAAAGGTGAAGAAATAGAAAAGCGTATATGGAAACCGACACATCGGTACCAccataaaaagaaatatcacaAGCGTGGCGGAGGCTCAtcggaagaagaggaagaacagaGGGGGGATGCAGAGGAAAACGAGGAGGCGCCAAAGGACGGCGAGGAAGCAATAAG GTATCTGGCAGAGAAACGCAATCCCTGGATTTTCAGAGGTTTCTACCATCCTGCATGGAAAAGGGATTCAGACGAGCATGCTGCAAACTCAAACAAG GAGAAAGAGCTGGAAAACCTTGCAGCAATGGACACAGAGTTGCAGAAAATCGCTGCCAAGTTGCATGACAACAATGCATAA